In Pelosinus sp. IPA-1, a single window of DNA contains:
- a CDS encoding ABC transporter permease: MTKFNIKINKDALILLLTILLGLLAGALFMLAAGHDPLLGYEFLFRGGLMSLERIGNTLATATPLIFTGLSVAFAFKTGLFNIGAAGQMLFGGFCATAIGLTLELPKPMLLTVMAITAMVSGALWAALPGWFKARFNVHEVVSTIMFNWIAYWIVYYFVPSYFKGAFETESRNIPIEASLRSEGLSQLFNGSYINIGLFLAVVAVLVSAFILQRTTLGFELKAVGFNRYAAEYAGINASRSIVLSMMIAGALAGLGGMTLYSGYATNIQIGVLPSQGIDGIAVSLLGANSPWGVLAAALFFGVLYSGKGFMNAMTSIPPEIADTIIATIIYFAATNVLICKLLDKIKSKDRNKGGN, from the coding sequence ATGACAAAATTTAATATAAAAATTAATAAAGATGCACTGATCCTGCTTTTAACAATTCTTTTAGGTTTATTAGCTGGTGCTTTATTTATGTTAGCGGCTGGTCATGATCCTTTGCTTGGCTATGAATTTTTGTTTCGGGGCGGTCTAATGAGCTTAGAGCGAATTGGCAATACGCTGGCTACCGCAACACCGCTAATTTTCACTGGTTTGTCAGTTGCTTTTGCGTTTAAAACAGGTCTTTTTAATATTGGTGCAGCGGGACAGATGTTATTTGGTGGTTTTTGTGCTACGGCTATTGGTCTAACACTGGAGCTTCCAAAGCCTATGCTGTTAACTGTTATGGCTATAACTGCTATGGTGTCTGGTGCATTATGGGCAGCACTGCCAGGCTGGTTTAAAGCAAGGTTTAATGTCCATGAAGTGGTTTCGACGATTATGTTTAATTGGATAGCCTACTGGATTGTCTATTATTTTGTACCTTCGTATTTTAAGGGGGCCTTTGAAACTGAGTCACGGAATATTCCAATTGAGGCATCTTTACGTAGTGAAGGGTTATCTCAATTATTCAATGGCTCATATATTAATATTGGCTTATTCTTAGCGGTGGTGGCTGTACTAGTAAGTGCATTCATCTTGCAGCGTACAACACTTGGTTTTGAGCTCAAGGCAGTCGGCTTTAATCGCTATGCGGCAGAATACGCAGGCATCAATGCTAGCCGTAGCATTGTACTTTCTATGATGATTGCTGGAGCATTGGCAGGATTAGGCGGTATGACCCTCTACTCAGGTTACGCAACGAATATTCAGATTGGCGTGCTGCCTTCTCAAGGAATTGATGGCATTGCAGTTTCCTTGCTCGGTGCTAATTCACCCTGGGGAGTCTTAGCAGCCGCCTTGTTTTTTGGAGTATTGTATTCAGGTAAGGGATTTATGAATGCAATGACCAGTATTCCGCCTGAAATTGCCGATACAATAATTGCAACGATCATTTATTTTGCCGCAACCAATGTACTGATTTGCAAGCTTCTTGATAAGATAAAAAGTAAAGATAGAAACAAAGGAGGCAATTAG
- a CDS encoding ABC transporter permease: MWIIFEQISPYAVAYMIPLLITALGGLYSERSGVVNIGLEGLMVVGSFAGALTIFSLQATMHSDALWLGLLVAAAAGAIFSLLHAFASVSLNANQVISGTAINMIAGSLTVFIARNLTGSGNIQVASFTRFNVPGLSELPIIGKSLFTNTYATTWLVLGILVISYYVLYKTVFGLRLRACGEHPHAADAAGINVYRMRYIAVAISGALSGLGGAIILTTYSGEFNGTVFGLGFLALAALIFGQWKPLGILGATLFFGFASTIANVAQVSPVLAQIPGVALKIFPYVITLLVLVLFSKSSQPPRASGEPFEHGKR, encoded by the coding sequence ATGTGGATCATTTTTGAACAGATATCACCTTATGCTGTAGCCTATATGATTCCTCTGCTGATTACTGCCTTAGGAGGTTTATATTCCGAGCGTAGTGGTGTTGTAAATATCGGTTTGGAGGGTTTGATGGTTGTTGGTTCCTTCGCAGGTGCACTGACTATTTTTTCACTGCAAGCCACCATGCATAGTGATGCCCTTTGGTTAGGGCTTCTGGTTGCCGCAGCGGCTGGTGCAATTTTTTCCCTGCTCCATGCGTTTGCCAGCGTTAGTTTGAATGCCAATCAAGTTATTAGTGGCACGGCGATTAATATGATCGCAGGATCATTGACTGTATTTATAGCTCGTAATCTGACCGGCAGCGGCAATATACAGGTTGCAAGCTTTACTCGTTTCAATGTACCAGGACTTAGTGAACTGCCCATTATTGGGAAGAGCTTATTTACCAATACCTATGCCACGACATGGCTGGTGCTTGGCATCCTGGTGATTTCCTATTATGTACTCTATAAGACAGTATTTGGTTTGCGTTTGCGTGCTTGCGGCGAGCATCCTCACGCTGCTGATGCAGCTGGTATTAACGTATATCGGATGCGTTATATAGCAGTTGCCATTTCTGGTGCTTTATCTGGGCTTGGTGGTGCAATCATTCTGACGACTTACTCTGGTGAGTTTAATGGAACAGTCTTTGGCCTTGGATTCTTAGCTTTGGCGGCACTAATTTTTGGACAATGGAAACCTTTAGGGATTCTTGGTGCTACACTCTTTTTTGGTTTTGCCAGCACAATAGCTAATGTTGCCCAAGTGAGCCCGGTGCTTGCTCAGATCCCAGGAGTTGCTTTGAAAATTTTCCCATATGTGATTACACTGTTAGTCCTGGTACTCTTTTCTAAATCTTCTCAGCCTCCACGGGCTTCCGGTGAGCCCTTTGAACATGGCAAACGTTAA
- a CDS encoding cyclic nucleotide-binding domain-containing protein — MTNTYQKSISHATEEITEGSINIGIASTSLEKREIYQFRYQIYIEEMSKRIEKVDNVNKLLYDEFDEWGTLLFVKIGSELIATARINIGTIDDFPREEIDFLSLHAFQDCYTEGGNQKFALTTKIMIAPAHRSSQAFYLLMAKCYELCCSNQVQFMFGICNLHLIRLYEKMGTHRYCKNIFSPDYGLLTPIVLLINDIQYLRMVRSPLFRIARKRGAVNTEAVEWFHNKFIQHSPIMNSQSVTEEKLWTVLSERLACPPTESIAILSNLSIAEAKKFLHCCASYVLCDPGNLITTQGDVSYTYNILLSGKLKSLTFLHPVKEYSLPGQNFGANGLTEHNKNTEDIVATDSVEILALSGTSFQKFSHSNPEIAHRVVQNIIKLRYSK; from the coding sequence AATCAATATCCCATGCAACAGAAGAAATTACCGAAGGATCAATAAACATTGGTATAGCCAGTACTTCACTAGAAAAACGGGAAATATATCAATTTCGTTACCAGATTTATATAGAAGAAATGTCTAAACGTATTGAGAAGGTAGACAATGTAAACAAGCTATTATATGACGAATTTGATGAATGGGGCACTCTACTATTTGTTAAAATAGGCTCAGAGCTAATTGCTACAGCGCGGATCAATATTGGCACTATTGACGACTTTCCACGGGAAGAGATCGATTTTTTATCTCTACACGCATTTCAAGATTGTTATACGGAAGGTGGAAATCAAAAATTTGCCTTAACTACTAAAATAATGATAGCTCCCGCTCACCGAAGTTCGCAAGCATTTTACCTACTTATGGCAAAATGTTATGAGCTTTGTTGCAGCAACCAGGTACAATTCATGTTTGGGATCTGCAATTTGCATTTGATACGTCTTTATGAGAAAATGGGCACTCATCGCTATTGCAAAAATATATTTTCCCCAGACTATGGATTACTGACTCCTATAGTCTTACTTATTAATGATATTCAATATCTACGTATGGTACGATCTCCCCTTTTTCGCATAGCGCGAAAAAGAGGAGCAGTTAATACGGAAGCAGTAGAATGGTTCCATAATAAATTCATCCAGCATTCCCCTATAATGAATAGCCAAAGCGTTACGGAAGAAAAGTTATGGACTGTTTTAAGTGAGCGTTTGGCTTGTCCGCCAACGGAATCCATAGCTATATTGAGTAATTTATCAATAGCAGAGGCAAAAAAATTCCTCCATTGCTGCGCCAGTTATGTACTATGTGATCCAGGCAATCTAATTACTACCCAAGGTGATGTCAGCTACACCTACAATATATTACTTTCTGGCAAGCTAAAATCACTAACCTTCCTTCATCCAGTTAAGGAATATTCTTTGCCTGGGCAAAACTTTGGTGCAAACGGATTAACCGAGCACAATAAGAACACGGAAGACATTGTTGCCACTGACTCAGTAGAAATATTGGCACTCTCAGGTACTTCATTTCAAAAGTTCTCCCATTCTAATCCTGAAATTGCCCACAGGGTCGTACAAAACATTATCAAACTACGTTATAGCAAATAA